The DNA window GTTGCAGTAACAAAAAAGAGTTCAATTCCAATTCTCCTCTGTACATTTTATTGAGTGCAAAATCCCAGAGACTCCTCTACGTCTTCTgagatcaaaacaaaaaattcggTACAAAAAGAATTTCTCCTGGTACAAGTTTGCCCTCAGGTAAATTCATTTACAATTTGAATTGGCTTGTGCATTCCAGGTTATGAAGCTAATCTATACCTTTACCAAAACATTATACATACCAGAATAATATAGAGGGAGTGAAGGAGAGAAGCAATGACAAATTATCCAGCATGCAACTCTGGCAGCCAAAATTGATCCTCCAAGGGCCATGTCAATGGCCACAAAGGCGACATTTTGGCCGTGATTGGACTCTCAGTAAGACTGACTATACATTGATCATCAAGCACAAGCACTTGGCATACCCCGGCTGGTAAAATGAGGCACCGAAACAATACAGATGCAAAGTTTGCAGCTACTTTCAGCTGACTCTTCAAGTATCTTCTGTGAATGCTTTGAATATAAAATCACGAAAGCGCTTTGAATATTGTCGTGGATCGACAGCTGATATTGAGGTTGGATCATACTGGAAGGATTTGTATGCATGCTCAAGCTTCTTGCTGATATCATAGTCTTGTAGTATGTCAATGATACCAAAGTACAATACCACATCATAGAACTCTCCTGTTGGTTCTCCAACCATCTGAGtttcaaaatcatttcttcTAACGGTCTGTTCAACCCTTGCCGGCATGTTCAAACCCAATCTGATAGTTGCCCACCTGACAGTACTCAATATAAACATGATGTTTGTAAGGAGAAAATTAAAACAAGTgacccccaacaaaaaaaaaaaagggtttagaCTAAATAAAAGTCCTATGTAAATAAATTGTACCGGCTGGGATCAAGAAGAAGGTGATCCATGTCTACTCTTGAAAGACGGGGAGCTGCAGACTCACCATCAGGGTCACAATTACCTGTAAGAAAAGGTCAAAATGTTTCTCCTCAGTTGAGCAGAATATTGAACTGATATTTAGGACAATGACATTGCATGGAATAGAAAATAACCAGTAGGGGTTCGAACACCAGAGAGACGACCCTCGTTTGCTTGGTCCCTAGTGTATGATGGAGTATCTCTGAAGTGAAGGCCCACCAAGAGACTGTAATCCATAATCCTTTCCTGTTCAAGAAACTCACAGTCCCGATCCACTTGCCTGCAATGAGGAGAGCTTGAAGTTAAaagggtaaagaaaaaaaagaaagaaaaaaaaaaaaaaaatcttgaattcACCTGTGAAGTTCTTGGTACCATGCTTTCTGAAGTCGAAATATAAAGTTTAGATCCAGGTCCTTGAGAGTTGTATTCTCATCAATCTCTGCCTCAGGTTTATCTGTTGTACGGCCATGGGAAGATCCTTTCAAGTCAAAGCGCCTGTGAATGGGGTACTCAGAACAGCAAAGATTTCCCATTATAACGAAGCGAACCTGATTCATTAGTCATTCATATGCTTACAAGACTTTAGCAGCCAAAAATTCCAAATCTTAGAAAAATAACCAGACTCAATGCCAGGATTTCTTATCGATGTTCCTACCTTCTTCTGTGTAGCACCAGTTAATTTTACGCAATGCAAACCATAAAATTTGGTAACTAAAGTGTTTTCAAAAGCCCGAACATGATTATAGTAGGCTGGAAGCATCCTTAGAAGTACCTGTACCATAACAGTAAACACCACTCTCATTTCAGTGCCTATCATTCTTGGTTTCATGCAATAAATACGCCACAAAATGGACAGCACACCTTTACTTCTGACTTCTTCATTGTCTTTATCATGTAGCGATCATCATGGGTCAAATAAAAGAAGCTTCCACTTTTACCAGGAGATGAGAGCTCCCGGAGTGCATCATTTCCACATATCGATAGCATATAATCAGCTGCATCCACCTTAAACAACTTTCGCAGAGTCCTAAAAACAAATTAGTATAACTACTTTAACAATCAATGGCAAGAACATCAAGCTCAAGTCTCCACATTTAAAAGATGATCAAAGAGTTCCAAAAGAAATACAAATGTCCAGGCCTACCGGAAAACCAAAGGACAATAATCCTTCCATTTGAATTCACATGATTGGTGTGGTGGAGTTTGTTTACTTCCCTCGGGAGGGAACTTTGTCCACACTTTTTCTTTGGGGTCAAATGCTGAAGATCTTAAATCAAGGGATGTAGCTGGTGCAGGTTTTCCCACAGAATGCCTGTTCAATCACATTATATGTCATACAGAGAGTGATCAAACAAGAAAGCAAGCAGAGGCGTCAGATATAGAGGACCTGAAGGgtgaaatttaaatttttgaaaTCCTCTTTAAGTATATTTCTAaacccaccaccacccccaaaaaaaaaaattccatctgCATAATCTTCTGTCAAGCTAAGTGATACGGCTAGGCTAGGCACTACGTAAACTCTAAGAGCAGGGTGGGTTACTAAAGTGACAACATAAAGAAAGACTCCTTAGGAGAATCTCGACTTAACCAAGTCCTAGCAACAACTTGGGATTGGAATGGCCTGAAGCTGGAGAACCACTTGAATAATGGAGATGTGATAAGTAATAAGCTTGTTTGACATATAAGAAGATTAAAAAATAGGCATCAGGAGAAAGAATTAGGACCCCAAGGTATTATGTTAAAGAGCAGAAATGCTGAACATTATCAAAATTTTCTCAGAAGTCAAACCAAATTAATAGATGAGAGGCTGGAGATGCAGGTAAACCTCCAAATTTTCTGTTAAATTAGTTCTGAACTGTATTGACCAAAACATAATACTAGAACTTAACAGAAATTATAGCTACCCTTGTTAGTTCTTATGAAAATGTATTCAGGAAAACGAAGACTATGAATATAAACAGAAAGTGTTCCATTAACAGTAGAATGATCATAATATTATCCAAAAGCTGATGTGATTAAAAACCAGAACATTCTACTGGTGAATGCATTATTCCCTTTGATTAGCAAATGAGAGAAAGCAAGTGAAAAGGCAGAAGGATCAGATTAGGCATCCCAATGACTTTGCATCCATATATGGGAACAGGGGAAGGAGAGCAATGAATACTTCCAATGCCAACacgaaggaaggaaaaaaaaacaagagggggtgggggggtggggggaggaaaATAAAAGTGATCAATATAGATTTTGTGTTATCTAATTTAATCCATTAATTGATGATTTCATGAATCAAAAAAAGAACGATGACATCAGATTGATGGCATGAATTCAAATCATTAAGTTTGGAAACAGGGGAATGAATCGACTGAATAGCTCCAAGTTTTTCCTCTACTGTTCTCACTAGGCCTTCGAAAATCCACAGGCCACAGGATTATATTCCCAAACCAGTCCTAAAACAATAAGGAAAACGGAAAGACAACAGAAATCAAAGCTTACAATGtaacaaattaaataaatactaaaacaaaagggtaaagaagaagatggataaCAGAACAGGAACAGAGGTTTTtcgaaaaagataaaaaagtgTGATTGGATCAGTTAATACCTGATCCCTAACTGCAGATTGAGCATGAGCTCATAGTTCTTATGCCCCTTAGAAATTGTCTGACCCTGCTTCTTCATTTCCCTGGTTAGAAACTTTGGAGTATGTACCCTTGTTCCCCAGGTCTCTGCATCTTCAAGCTGGAGAGCCCCCAAACCATCCTCCACTTCTCTCCCTCCCATCTGATTTGCATCAATAATATCACAAGTAATGTCCCCATCTGATTCCCAAATACAGAACCTATCAAACCCCTTATCACTGCTGGCATTATTTATCCTGCCATCGACCGACATCCTCCTTGGCTTGCCGCTGGCATCGACATTTTTGGACTTCCATGTTGCTTGCTTCTGATAGAGATCCGCCTCAATTCCAGCCCAATTCAGCACCTTCTGGGATGGTAAAATCGAAACCTTCTCACCAGGGCAAATCTTACAATCACTCAAATCAACAGAAAACACATTCTGAGGATCCCAATCGAAATTCCCGGTTGGCGAGGCGGAGGAAGGATAATAAGTACCGTTCTGTTCTTTGGGGTCCTTACTCCATGTACCCACATAGAAGCTCCCATCGATCCACCTAAAAGTACCATTTCCTTTAGGCAAGCTATCTTCCCAAAACCCATCGTATCGATTCCCATTAGCCCAAATCAGAGTTCCATTGCCATAAATCACACCATTCTTCCACTGCCCAATATAATGGTTGCCATTCTTCCATTGATACCTGCCATGCCCATCTTGTTGGCCACGGCGCCACTCACCATCATAGTAATCACCATTGGCGTAATGCTTGGTGCCTTGGCCATGCTTGAGGTTAATGACCCATGAGCCTCTATAGGTGTCACCGCTTGAGCCCGTGTAGGTGCCTTTGCCGTCCATGTAACCGCTCTTGAATTCGCCTTCATAGGTAGCCCCTGAAGGCCAACTGAATTTGCCCTTGCCCATCGTTTTGCCTCTGCACCATTCGCCAACGTACATGCACCCATCGGTCCATAAGTATTTGCCATTGCCGTGAGGAACGTTGTCTAACCACTGGCCTGTGTAGAAGTCTCCATTGGAGAGGACTCGCTCTGCGTGGTAGACCTCGCCGGAGGCACCGTCACCTCCGTCGTCGTCGTCGACATGGGCAACTGACATTGCTGTGAAAAAGCTCGTCCCTCGCCTTCTCACAGCCGCTTGTGATTTCCTAACCGTTGTTTCCCAGGCTTTCGTCGCCCCACCGCCTTCTTTGCTCATTATTACATATACCCACCACGCTGCTTCTCACATCGTCATTTCATTCACAGAATCCCTTCTCCCATCACCCACATCGAAGAACCCAGAAAACCGTAGACGTAATCAGAGGAAGAAACCGAATTCAGAGAGAGATTCTAACAATACAACATTCATGAAAGAATCAATCTGCTTCAAATcctccccttccttctctctcttccctgttCCTGTTAGCGTTGAATGTTGTTTCAGTGTTTCATTCTGCGTTTGCGAATTGGGTCCGTGGGTATCTCAAACTGTGTTGTTTTGATTAACGGGAAAGCAAAAAGTGCGATGGAACCAAGAATTGGCTTTTTCTTTTCGAACCAATGGACAAACGTACGTTCTTGAatgttttttcttccctttttttaatttttttgggtaatttttctttaatttttaatttttaatttttaatttgtaatttttaattttttttgggtttcaaggCTTCAACGCATCGGTCAAGTCCCGTTTTCATCTCCTACAACCACTGTCAACCATACCATTTGGAGGGATAATCAAAAACGGTAAAGAAGCGTAAATGAAGATAAAGTTTACTATTTTAAGGGATTGAAAAGAGAAAGACACAGGAGAGACAGA is part of the Macadamia integrifolia cultivar HAES 741 chromosome 9, SCU_Mint_v3, whole genome shotgun sequence genome and encodes:
- the LOC122088584 gene encoding phosphatidylinositol 4-phosphate 5-kinase 6-like isoform X2; translation: MSKEGGGATKAWETTVRKSQAAVRRRGTSFFTAMSVAHVDDDDGGDGASGEVYHAERVLSNGDFYTGQWLDNVPHGNGKYLWTDGCMYVGEWCRGKTMGKGKFSWPSGATYEGEFKSGYMDGKGTYTGSSGDTYRGSWVINLKHGQGTKHYANGDYYDGEWRRGQQDGHGRYQWKNGNHYIGQWKNGVIYGNGTLIWANGNRYDGFWEDSLPKGNGTFRWIDGSFYVGTWSKDPKEQNGTYYPSSASPTGNFDWDPQNVFSVDLSDCKICPGEKVSILPSQKVLNWAGIEADLYQKQATWKSKNVDASGKPRRMSVDGRINNASSDKGFDRFCIWESDGDITCDIIDANQMGGREVEDGLGALQLEDAETWGTRVHTPKFLTREMKKQGQTISKGHKNYELMLNLQLGIRHSVGKPAPATSLDLRSSAFDPKEKVWTKFPPEGSKQTPPHQSCEFKWKDYCPLVFRTLRKLFKVDAADYMLSICGNDALRELSSPGKSGSFFYLTHDDRYMIKTMKKSEVKVLLRMLPAYYNHVRAFENTLVTKFYGLHCVKLTGATQKKVRFVIMGNLCCSEYPIHRRFDLKGSSHGRTTDKPEAEIDENTTLKDLDLNFIFRLQKAWYQELHRQVDRDCEFLEQERIMDYSLLVGLHFRDTPSYTRDQANEGNCDPDGESAAPRLSRVDMDHLLLDPSRWATIRLGLNMPARVEQTVRRNDFETQMVGEPTGEFYDVVLYFGIIDILQDYDISKKLEHAYKSFQYDPTSISAVDPRQYSKRFRDFIFKAFTEDT
- the LOC122088584 gene encoding phosphatidylinositol 4-phosphate 5-kinase 6-like isoform X1, which translates into the protein MSKEGGGATKAWETTVRKSQAAVRRRGTSFFTAMSVAHVDDDDGGDGASGEVYHAERVLSNGDFYTGQWLDNVPHGNGKYLWTDGCMYVGEWCRGKTMGKGKFSWPSGATYEGEFKSGYMDGKGTYTGSSGDTYRGSWVINLKHGQGTKHYANGDYYDGEWRRGQQDGHGRYQWKNGNHYIGQWKNGVIYGNGTLIWANGNRYDGFWEDSLPKGNGTFRWIDGSFYVGTWSKDPKEQNGTYYPSSASPTGNFDWDPQNVFSVDLSDCKICPGEKVSILPSQKVLNWAGIEADLYQKQATWKSKNVDASGKPRRMSVDGRINNASSDKGFDRFCIWESDGDITCDIIDANQMGGREVEDGLGALQLEDAETWGTRVHTPKFLTREMKKQGQTISKGHKNYELMLNLQLGIRHSVGKPAPATSLDLRSSAFDPKEKVWTKFPPEGSKQTPPHQSCEFKWKDYCPLVFRTLRKLFKVDAADYMLSICGNDALRELSSPGKSGSFFYLTHDDRYMIKTMKKSEVKVLLRMLPAYYNHVRAFENTLVTKFYGLHCVKLTGATQKKVRFVIMGNLCCSEYPIHRRFDLKGSSHGRTTDKPEAEIDENTTLKDLDLNFIFRLQKAWYQELHRQVDRDCEFLEQERIMDYSLLVGLHFRDTPSYTRDQANEGRLSGVRTPTGNCDPDGESAAPRLSRVDMDHLLLDPSRWATIRLGLNMPARVEQTVRRNDFETQMVGEPTGEFYDVVLYFGIIDILQDYDISKKLEHAYKSFQYDPTSISAVDPRQYSKRFRDFIFKAFTEDT